Genomic DNA from Methanocalculus natronophilus:
AATACTATGAACCCGATGCTCATCATGTTTTTCCAAATTGTGTATACCTTATTAAATATTTATTTCTTTATGATTATAGCTTATGTCTTATTAAGTTGGATTCCTGAAATTAGAAACTCTAATTTTTATGCCATATTACATCAGATTGTTGATCCTTACATGCGTGTTTTTAGAGGCATTTTAGTGTTTGGTGGCATGGACTTTACCCCGATTATAGGTTTGATGATTTTAAGGTTTTTCTTACTTTTTATGAACAGTTTTATGCAAACATTATAATCCTTGCAATTTGGAAGGATTTTATAT
This window encodes:
- a CDS encoding YggT family protein, which gives rise to MFFQIVYTLLNIYFFMIIAYVLLSWIPEIRNSNFYAILHQIVDPYMRVFRGILVFGGMDFTPIIGLMILRFFLLFMNSFMQTL